The stretch of DNA CGTCACGCGCCCTTGGGCGCGCTTGCCGAGCCCGGAGGCATCCATGGTCGATGTGTCGCTGAGCCTGCTCCTCTTGTTCGCCCCCGAGTCCACCGCCGAAAGCACGCTTCGCGAGGAGCTGCGACCGTTGCAGTTCCTGGTGGGGAGCTGCTGGACCGCCACCTTCCCCGACGGCAAGCAGATCGACACGCATTGCTTCGAGAGCGTTTACCGCGGCCACTTCCTCAGGGATCGCCACGTCGTGCGAGGCGCCAAGTCGCCTTACGAAGGAGAAACGCTCTACGCCTGGGACCCCAAGCAGAAGAAGGTGGTCTACACCTACTGGGCGAGTGACGGCGGGATCAGCACCGGCTTCGTGGTCCCGGCGCCTGGCGAGATCCGGTTTCAGGAGTCCTACGCCGGAGCCGGCGGCGGGCTCGAGCTCGAGACGGTGTGGAAGCGCCAGGGCGAGAACGGATACCAGGCCCGGGTTCGCCAGAGGAAGGACGGCGAGTGGCGGGAGATGTGGACCATGGAATTCAGCCGGGATGGGCGCCGCGACCTGCCGGCTGCCCAGGAACCGCCCTCGAAGCCCTGACCGGGGGGTCCCTGGGCCCTCGAGGCAGCCCCGGCACCGCTCGGAGCCCGGCCCGCATCCAAGGACGTCGCCGACCGGCATCGTGCCGGTCCCTCGAACTCCCGGAAGGACGCCCATGCACGAGCTCCGCTGGCTGACTGATTCGACGCCGCCCGAGCCGGACGACTCCTCGGCTTCGGCGCCGGCGCTTTCCGACGAACAGCTGCTCGACGCCTACTCCGACGCCGTGACGCGCGCGGTGGAACGGGTGGGCCCGGCCGTGGTCAAGATCGAAGTCACGCACCCCTCACGGCGGAATCCCTCTGGAGAGCGGCCGGGCGGAAGCGGCTCGGGGTTCCTGTTCACCCCGGACGGGCTCGCGATCACCAACAGCCACGTGATCCATCGCGCCTCGACCATCGACGTGGTGCTGCAGGACGGACGCCGACTGCCCGCCACGCTGGTGGGTGACGATCCCGACACGGACCTCGCGATCATCCGCGTGTCCGGAGCGGATCTCGCGGTGGCCTCGCTCGGCGACTCGAGCAAGCTCAAGCAGGGTCAGCTGGTGGTGGCCATCGGCAATCCCTACGGCTTCCAGACCACGGTGACCGCGGGCGTGGTCAGCGCGCTCGGTCGGTCGCTGCGCTCACGCTCCGGCCGGCTGATGGACGGCATCATCCAGACCGACGCCGCGCTCAATCCCGGCAACTCGGGCGGACCGCTGGTCAACAGCCGCGGAGAAGTCGTCGGGGTCAACACCGCGATGATCCTTCCCGCACAGGGCCTCTGCTTCGCGATTCCTTCGAGCACGGCGCAGTGGGTGGCGAGCCTTCTGATTCGTCACGGGCGCGTGCGCCGGGCGTGGATGGGCATCGGCGGCCAGCAGGTCACGCTGCAGCGGCGCATCGCGCGGCACTTCGAGCTCAGCTCGGAGAAGGCGCTGATGGTGGTGCACGTCGAGACCGGCAGCCCGGCGCAGCGCGCGGGGCTGCGGGAAGGCGATGTGATCGTGGGCTACGACGGCGAGCCGGTGACGGGCGTGGACGACATCCACCGTCTGCTCTCGGACGGCGCCATCGGGCGCGAGGGCCAGCTCTCGGTGCTGCGGCGCTCGGAGAAGCTCACCTTCGCGATCACCCCGATCGAGTCGGCGCATCACGACTGATCAGCCGCCGCGGACAATGTCCATGACCCGCACCGGCCACGCCACGAGCGGCCACAGCACGAGGTCGTAGAAGGCCGAGATCTTCTCGGCGGTGGGCATGGAGCTGCCGGCGACCTCGAGGATGCTGGAGCCCGCGTTGACGTGGGCCATCCAGTTCTCGACCACCGCGATGGCCACGCCGGCAAGCAGATAGGCGATTGCGAGTCTTCCGATCGTACGCATTCGACGCCCTCCTGGAAGGCGAGGAACGTTATCGGCCCGCGGCCGGCGCCCCTGAAGCTAAGCTTGGGGCTGGCGGGAGTGCCAGTCGGTGGCGGACTGGTAGGCGTTGCCGATGGCGACCAGCGTGGCTTCGGAGAATGCCGGGCCCATCAGGGCGATCCCGGTCGGCAGACCGTTCTCGCCGAAGCCGTTCGGCATCGACAGCGCGGGCAATCCGCAGAGATTCCCCGCCGGAATGAGCGGAGGCCCGCCGCTCACGCCGGGATAGACGTCCTCGAAGTTCTTGTCGGCCGGGTACGATACGCTGGCGCGCGCCGGAGAGATCACGGCGTCGAACCGCTCGAACAGCTTGGCGACGGCGGCCTTCATGGGCCGCCGCAGGCGCATGGCGTGCAGATAGTCGACGGCGGGATACATGAGCGCCGAGTACCCGCCGGTGCGATCGTTGGGGCAGCGCAGCTCCTTCACCCTTCCCGATTCGATCAGCTCGCGAAACGCCGAGGCGCCTTCGGCATTGACGATGGCCGAGACCGAAGGGCCCCATGGAAAGTCGGGCCACTCGACGTCGGTCGTGACCTCGGCGTGGCGCTTCACGAGGTCGAGGGCCGCTTCGAAGTTCTGCCTCACCGCGGGCTGCGCCTTCTCGGTGACGCCCTTCGGCACCGCGAGCCGCAGCTTCGCGCGCGGCGTGGAGCGCGAGGCGTAGTCGAACTTGCGATTCACACTGCTCTCGTCGCGCGGATCGTGACCGGCGATCGCCGACAGCACGAGCGCACAGTCGTCGGCCGTGCGCGCCATGGGTCCCAGCTTGTCGAGCGTCCAGCACAGCGCCATCGCGCCGTGGCGGCTGACGCGGCCGTACGTCGGACGCAGGCCGGTGACGCCGCAATAGGCCGACGGGGTGAGGATCGAGCCCGAGGTCTCCGATCCGATCGCGAAGCTCACCAATCCCGCCGCGACCGCCGATCCTGGCCCGCTCGAAGATCCACCGCTCCAGAAGCCGGTGTTCCACGGGCAGAGACCCGGCCCGGTGAACGATGCATCGGCGTGGTTGTAGCCCATGCCTCCCGCCAGCTCGACCATGGCGAGCTTGGCGACCAGGATCGCGCCGGCCGCGCGGAGGCGCTCGACCGCCGTGGCGTCGTAGTCGAAGACCTGATCCTTGTAGGGCGCGGCGCCCCAGGTGGTGGGCACCCCCTTGGTGGCGAGCAGGTCCTTGGCGCCGTACGGAATGCCGTGGAGCGGCCCGCGGACCTTGCCGGCGGCGATCTCCTTCTGCGCCTGCCGCGCTTCCGCCAGCGCACGCTCGCGCATCATCGTGACCACGGCGTTGTACCGCGGACCGATCTTCTCGAGCCGCTCGAGCGAGAGCTCGGTGAGGTCCACCGGGGACAGCTCGCGCGTGCGAATTCGCTTGGCGAGGTCGCGGATCGGCTGGAACAGCAGGCCGGGATCGCTGCGCGTCTGGGGCATCTGGCTTCCGGCGCTCTGGCTCAGGCCTTGAAGGTGATGTCCGGCTCATCCGCGTTGGCGAGCTTGGACTCGCGCAGCCGCTGAATGGCCTTCAGGTCACCCTCGAGATCCTTGGTGATGGCCTCGAGCTCCTGAGGAGAGAGATTGGCCCCGTAGCGCTGCTTCACCACCTCGGCGAGCGCTCGTGCCTCGGCGGAGACCTCCGATCCCGGCGCCGGCGACGGTGGAGGAGATGCCGGAGACGTCACCGGACGGTTCGCAACCTTGGACTTCTGGGCCGCCGCCGCGAGGGCGGGGCCTCCATGCGCGACCGCCGCCGCTCCGGCCCAGCCCATGAGCTGGACGAAGCGACGGCGGCCGATCGTGGCGTTTGGTCCCGGCATGATCCCTCCGCGTGTAGAAGGAAGACGTTCGGGGCGAGGCGCGCACCTTACGACCCGAGGGCACCCTGGGCAATGGCGATTTCGAGCGCGAGATTCGCGGCTCCCCTGCCGATAACACGGCCGACGACGTTTGGAGGCCGATCATGCCCCCGTGGCTCATCGCGTTCATCATTCTCGACCTGCTGATCACCACCGTGGTGATCGCCCTGTTCCTGAGCGGGCGTCTCAAGCTCAACCTGAAGATCGACGGGGCCGTGTCGAACGTGAACTTCAGGGAG from Candidatus Eisenbacteria bacterium encodes:
- a CDS encoding trypsin-like peptidase domain-containing protein — encoded protein: MHELRWLTDSTPPEPDDSSASAPALSDEQLLDAYSDAVTRAVERVGPAVVKIEVTHPSRRNPSGERPGGSGSGFLFTPDGLAITNSHVIHRASTIDVVLQDGRRLPATLVGDDPDTDLAIIRVSGADLAVASLGDSSKLKQGQLVVAIGNPYGFQTTVTAGVVSALGRSLRSRSGRLMDGIIQTDAALNPGNSGGPLVNSRGEVVGVNTAMILPAQGLCFAIPSSTAQWVASLLIRHGRVRRAWMGIGGQQVTLQRRIARHFELSSEKALMVVHVETGSPAQRAGLREGDVIVGYDGEPVTGVDDIHRLLSDGAIGREGQLSVLRRSEKLTFAITPIESAHHD
- a CDS encoding amidase, with product MPQTRSDPGLLFQPIRDLAKRIRTRELSPVDLTELSLERLEKIGPRYNAVVTMMRERALAEARQAQKEIAAGKVRGPLHGIPYGAKDLLATKGVPTTWGAAPYKDQVFDYDATAVERLRAAGAILVAKLAMVELAGGMGYNHADASFTGPGLCPWNTGFWSGGSSSGPGSAVAAGLVSFAIGSETSGSILTPSAYCGVTGLRPTYGRVSRHGAMALCWTLDKLGPMARTADDCALVLSAIAGHDPRDESSVNRKFDYASRSTPRAKLRLAVPKGVTEKAQPAVRQNFEAALDLVKRHAEVTTDVEWPDFPWGPSVSAIVNAEGASAFRELIESGRVKELRCPNDRTGGYSALMYPAVDYLHAMRLRRPMKAAVAKLFERFDAVISPARASVSYPADKNFEDVYPGVSGGPPLIPAGNLCGLPALSMPNGFGENGLPTGIALMGPAFSEATLVAIGNAYQSATDWHSRQPQA